The region GTTCTCCCAACAAAATAACGAGTGACTCTTTTTGCCGACGTCCAGCTCGTCCTGCTTGTTGCCGCATACTTGCCGATGAATAGGGTACACCAAATAAAATAACAGCATCAAGAACACCGATATCTACGCCGAGCTCCAAGGCGCTAGTGGCAATTAAACCCATGACATGACCATGTGCCATATCGTATTCCAGCTGGCGCCGGTCCGATGGTGCATACCCCGAGCGATATGCATGGACACGATGCGCTAAGTCAGGGCGACCGTCATGCAAGAAATCGTCACGCACTTTCCGAGTAATAATTTCGCAAGTACGACGGACTTTGGCGAAAACGATAGTACGCACTCCATTCGATAGGAGGTGCCGGAATAGCTGTGATACTTCGTTGTATGCGGACATGCGACCATGACTTGGATCGTGCGGATCAATGAGGGGCGGATTCCACAAAACCCATTCTTTTGGTCCACATGGGGCGCCGTCGTTTCCAACTTCTTCGATCTCACCCACATCCATGCCTAAAAGCTGTTTCAGATGTTCTTTGGGCTCAGAGATGGTGGCACTGCAACTAACGAATTGTAATAATTCATTCCCCAATGCTGCACACAAACGACGTAGACGGCGCAATATAAGCGATGTGTGTGTTCCAAAAATGCCCGTGTACACATGCAGCTCATCTAACACCACTACACGCAATCCTTTCAAGAATCGACGCCATTTTTCTTCATGGGGTAAAATGGCTTGATGTAGCATGTCTGGATTCGTAAAAAGgacacgcgcacgagtTCGAATGCTACCGCGCTCATCAGCCGGAGTATCTCCATCATATGTATATGCTTCTGCATCCTTAATGCCATTATGGTGGCGCAAGAGACGGGAGAGAGAGCTCAGCTGGTCCTGCGTGAGTGCCTTCGTGGGAAAAATGCAGAGAGCTGTAGCATTTGGATCTTGAGCTAGCGCATGGGCAATGGGCACTTGATACACGAGTGATTTGCCCGATGATGTGCTTGTACTTACGACAACATGCTTACCACGCTGGATATGCGTCAATGCAGCTGCCTGGTGCGAATATAGCTGCTGGATCCCGTGAGTATCTTGGAGAGCATCCATCATTTCTTGATCAAGGGGTGGTTCTGTTTGTGCAAACTGGGCTAACTTGGCAGGGAATGTTCTCCTACCACCTGGAACAATTTGATCCCGCCACCAGGAAACGTGTGATATTGTTTCAAGAATGCTTTTTATGCTAGATCGCGTGCAAGTAGGTGGTATGTTCTTTTTTGGGGGTGTAGGCATAAAAGATTGACTTTTACTGTGCAAACATTCCACAGGGTCGTTTTGACAGTGTTGATCTACCCAACCCTGCATGGCTCTAGCAAAGGTGTTCGTGCGTCGTGAAATAAGTTCCTGGGCAGCTTCCTGTCGAGGCTTTGATGATGCCACATAGCGCCTTGATGTCGCTTTATCGGAAGAATTATCACGATCAAGAAATTCGAATGTGAGAATGTAGTCATCCATAGGACGCTGCGGCTGGTATGCATCTTCGCGACGACGTCGTTTAGAAGATTGCGCCTCTTGCAACCTTAAGCTTTGCACGTAGCCAAAGTGAACTAATTGGGGGCACAAGGCCTTAATCTTGGCCAAGTCAGACGTCTCGAGAGGCCGCTTTGTCATCGAGCTCACGCTAGCCTGCAGCGTATGGATCAAAGGCGCTGTATGCTTGTGAATCGACAAGAAGGTGTAGACTGTGCAGAGTGCCTTGAAAGTATAAAATAAATTCGATAGCTCTAAAGGCCATTTGGAGGGATCGGGCTCTTGGACTTGACTCTTAAGCTTGTCGCTAATGGTGGTGACTTTGATGTCCGCCCCAGATGCCAAGACGCGTCATTTCGCTCGCACGAACCCATCACGTGCAGGACATCTTTTTGCCCTCCATCACGGCGTTTCCTGCCTGGAGCACACCCATCGCTCATGGCAATGAATAGGCCTGACAAGCTGGCCTTCCTGTCCATGCAGGCCCCGGCTGGCTATGTGGCTGGTTTGGGACGTGGTGCAACTGGATTTACGACGCGTTCCGATATCGGACCTGCGCGTGAAGGTCCATCCGCTGAGActgtggctgctgcacgtgcgcggcggggtgaagaggaggaggacgatgatgacgagcgATTCCAGGATCCAGAAGAGGAGGGAGGTCTCTTCGCCACCGCTGTATATGAAAaagatgacgaagaagctgATCGAATTTGGGAAAGTGTCGACAGACACATGgatgagcggcggcgcaaACAGCGCTTGTCGCAAGAGGCAGCGGAGCGTGAAGAACTGCGACAATCGCAGCCGAAAATTCAGGCGCAGTTTTCGGACCTAAAGCGAAATTTAGCTAGCGTGACCGAGTCAGAGTGGGCCAATCTGCCTGAACCTGGTAACTTGACCGGTAAGCGACGCAAGGCGGCATCGCTGCGTGAGAGCCGTGACAATCGGACAACTGCCGTACCTGACAGCGTGCTTGTATCTGCGCGAGATCGTAATCAGATACAAAATACGGCAGCCGATGTAGACGGTACGGTCAGCTCCTTGACAGACATTGGTGAAGCGCGTAATAAAGTATTTTCACATCAACTGGACCAGGCCTCGACACAAAGTCAGATCGCTGCCTCTGGCACGTCTTCTACCATTGACCCAACAGGGTATCTTACGGAACTGTCAGGTGTGTCAGTCAAATCGAGCGTGGAGATTGGCGATATCAAAAAAGCGCGCAGTTTGCTCGATTCGGTCATCAAGACGAACCCAAAGCATGCTCCTGGTTGGATCGCAGCGGCTCGTCTTGAGGAGGTCGCAGGAAGGATGTCTATTGCGCGCAAAGTGATCGCTCAGGGATGCGAACAGTGTCCTCGTAGTGAAGACGTATGGCTTGAAAGTGCGCGGCTTACTACGCCGAATAATGCCAAGGTCATCTTGGCCCAGGCCATTCAATTCCAAAGCCAGAGCGTCAATATCTGGCTTCGGGCTATGTCACTAGAGAATGATCTTGAAAGCAAGAAACGCGTGGCTCGCAAGGCTCTTGAGCACATCCCGAACTCTGTCAAGCTATGGAAGGAACTCGTGAACCTGGAAGAAACCCCCGAAGATGCACGCGTGTTGCTGGCAGGGGCAGTAGAGGCCGTTCCTATGAGTGTGGAGTTATggcttgcgcttgcgcgTCTCTCTTCAGAAACAGATGCCAAGAGCGTACTGAACCGAGCTCGGCGCACAATTCCCACATCTCATGAAATATGGATCGCTGCTGCACGGCTCCTAGAAGAGAATGGTGAGGAAGCCGAGCGAATTTACAAAACTATGTCGACCGCTGTACTGTCGCTCAACAGGGCGGGTGCAATACTTAGCCGCGACCAGTGGCTTCGtgaggccgagcaggtcgaCAAAGAGGGTAGTCCCACGACATGTGCAGCCATCGTGCGGGCGACCGTGCACCTTGATATTGATGCCGAGgatcgacgacgagtaTGGTCGGAAGATGCCGATTCGTGTCTCGATCATGGGCGCGTTTCcacagcgcgcgcgatTCTCGCCTGCGCTTTGGACGAGTTCCCTGATTCACTTGAGCTTTGGCAGCAAGCTGCTAGACTTGAGCGGCTGCATGGCTCACATGTTTCATTAACAGACCTCCTGGAACGCGGCGTAGCGCAGTGTCCTACAGCAGAGTTCTTGTGGCTCATGTATGCCGATGATCGGCGTAGGGACGGCGATCTGCACGGTGCGCGTCAAGTTCTCACGCGTGCTTCTGATGCAAATCTGGGCTCAGAATCCATTTCGCTCGCAGCTGCCAAGCTTGAGTCAGAAACGGGCGATATGGCCTCTGCCACAAACATTCTTGCTCGCGCGCGTAAAGAGGTCCGTACCGAGCGCATTTGGTCGGCCAGCGTGGACATGGCGTGGCGCCAGGGGGCATTTGACGAGGCACTGGCCTTGGTCCAACAAGGCCTTCGTATTTTTGCCTCCTCCGAAGCATTGCACATGACGCATGGACGCCTGCACGAAGCGCGGCTGGATGTGTCGGCTGCGCGTGAGGCATATGCGGCTGGACGTCGGGCATGTGCATCGTCCGTCGCATTGTGGCTCTTGAGCAGCCGACTCGAAGAGTCAGCAGGTGTCCTCATTCGCGCGCGTGCCCTTCTCGAAAAAGCACGTCAACTCCATCCAACCAGCGACGAGCTGTGGATGGAGTCAGCTGCTGTCGAAATTCGCGCTGGTAGTGTGGCACAAGCCAAGACGCTTCTAAGTCGCGGCCTGCAGGTATGTCCATCAAGCGGTCGTCTGCTGAGTGCCAGCATTTGGCTGGAaccgcgtccagcacgtAAGGGACGTGCTGCTGAGGCTCTACGGCGGTCGATGGATAGTCCATACGTGATCTGCACAGTGGCACGCCTGTTCTGGGACGAGGGCCGCTACCCACAGGCTCGCGATTGGTTCACCAAGACCATACAGGCAGCTCGCTCGTGGGGCGATGGATGGGCGTGGTGGTATGCTTTTGAAGGTACGCAACCCGACGGAGCCACTCAGCGTGCACATCTCTTGGACAAAATCGAGCTCGCTGAGCCCAGGGACGGCGACGTTTGGAAAGCACTACTGACCAAGCCTGCCCATGCGGGGCAATcagcgcgcgccttgctccCCATTGCAGCAGAGGAAGTGATGCATCAACCAACATACATGTCTACGACAAACTAGACTGTGACTTTGTCTCATCCGTGGGTCCAGCAGAATTCTTCTTAGGTTTCTTGGATGAGCGTGGCTTCATGCTTACAAGCCACGCTTCCTGGCCTCGTCGGAAGCGCGGGTGAGCAAAGCTGGAATGGACCCCATACAATTCCATGGCTGTGTTGAAAGGTGCTGATGTGCCGTAGTGACCTGAGGTGCCTGTTCTTGCAGCCACAGCACGCATCTCAGCTGCGTCAAGGAGTCGTGACGATGACACACGCTGGAAGCCATACAAGTTGAGCTGTCGTACAAATGAGGCGTTGTTCCCATGCTTGAACAGCTTGGGCAGTATCTCTGCAGCAAATTCAGCGGCCACGTCCGGCTCGCTGTTAATTATAATGGCATCACCTGCTTCACTCCAGTAAATGTATTTGCCGTACAGGTCGGGGTTGATCATGAGGTGCCACAGTTTGGATATAAATGCCGAGCAATTCGCAGCACCGCCCAGTCGGTCACGGATGGCTGCAACTTGATCTGTCTCGTCAACCGTTGGCACACGTAATGCTCGCTGCTTATCGTCATCATATGACGTTGAAGTCATCGAAAGGCGATCCAGTGCTGCGGCAGCCATGTGTACCTGGGATCGAGATGTATCGTCCGGTGCTGACCGCGGTAAGAACGATGGCACATGACTTATGGGCAATGACCGCGCTAATgatgaggatgacgagTGCATAGTTGGCTGGCCGAAGAGTCGCGTATTTTGCCTGAATTTGGACGCTGGAATCATATCCGTTTCGTCGTCTGTTCCATCATCGTCAACACCAGTCATTTCGTCGTCCGtttcgtcgtcatcataTGTCGAATACATGGCATACGATGTGGCCGGCATAGATGTGCCCATTCGCGTTATCATCAGTGGACGTGAATATGGTGACCAAGAAGGCCGTCGCATCGAACGTGAGCTTGATGAGGGCTTCATGCTCATGGCATACGCTTGACTCAAAGGACCATTTAAGGAGCCTGGTGATCGAGATGGCACATTGTATGGCACACGACGAGAGCTTGTGCTTGGtgtgcgcacgagcgaaGATGATCGTCGCGATGATGGCGAAAGCGCTAATGAATCAGGCATAGAACGAGCCATGCTTTGATCGATCGACGGGACGACGTCATCATTCTCGAGGAGCGGCACAAGGCCTGGACTCACGTCGTCGATCCCCAGGCCCTGCACATGAGTTGCTCGCGATCTGCGGTGATCTGCCTTATTTGAGACAGCGAAAACGTCGTCCACAGACATGTCGTTGTCAAATGATGCATCTTCCGTGGCAGCGGGTGAGACATTCTGTCGTTCTGCTGAAAGTTGGAATGCAGATGACAAGCCGACGCCATAGGAACGTGTGTTCGGATAAGACATGGGCGTATACCTGGGCAACTCAGCACGATATGCGGGTGTATAGAGCAACGGATTCTTGCGCGTTCCATACATGATATCATTTCGCACAATGGACGCATTCTCACTCAGGGTGACATCGTCCGGTGGTGTAGGCAAGTCCACGGGAGATTGAGATGAGTTCTTTTCCATCACAGGCGCATGACCGTTCGGGATCGGCATGggacgccgcgcagcaAAGTTCATGATCTTGCCTTACAAGCTGTCCAAGATGCGCCCAGCGGAAGAATGTTAAGAAGACGGGCCGGGCAAAGAGAAATGGACCAGGCGCGTACCACAAGTACAAAATTATTGGGTCACCGGCGCGTGTTCTTCGAGTTGCGCGTATCATCCTTACATGATTGGCTCCATTTGCGCACGCACTGACCACGCTTCTACTTTGGGTAGGCGCACGGCCTATTTGAGTTTATTACGAAGATATTGGCTTCATGATTCGCTGAAATTCTTACGATGAGGCAAACAAAGTCAAAGCAAGCGTTATCGCCATCGTAATACGCATAAAATTCTTTGGTAGATGGCGGGGCATTCTTTTAAAGGAATGTTTTGTTGTTGGATTATCGGTTGTACAGGACAAAGTCACGTCATACCGCCACTTGCTCACATATATCGCGTACATAGAACCATCCTTTATGATATGTCTACGCGCTACcccgcatgcgccacataATGTGGCGTTGATACTTGCCGTATAGTGTAATTGATATGGTACAAGCCAGGATAAGCTTGATATACAGGCTATTTTCTCTGCAGCTTTAAATTAGACCATGCGTGCTTCAGTCGTCAGCACAGCAGGCGGAATCGAGGGCTCACTGCTCGGCTGCTCAAATAGTGATCGTTCGTTCGATGTTGGGCGGCCGTCGGTCGCAGCCTTTTCCTTTGCATTTGCCTCCGAGAGTGGTATACCAGTGTTCTTCCAGCGCTGAATATAGTCAAGCACCTTGCCAAGTACTTCATCTTTTGTCGAGCTCTTACCAAATGCATCGACAAACTTGCCTTCGGGATCCATGAGATAGAAGAAGATGGAGTGATCGACTAGATAATCGCTCGTCGGATCCGCACCAGGTGGTGTGCTGAAGTACACACGATAGGCCTTGCACGCCTGCTTGATTTCGTCGTACGTGCCAGTAAGACCAATCATGCGCGGATGGAAGTCAGCAATATACTCGGCCACTAAAGGCACCCGATCCCGCGCAGGGTCGCAGGTGATGAACACAGGGTTGATAACAGGACCATGAGTCTTTGCGACTTCATCTACCACAGTGGACATCTTGTCGAGTTCCTCGGGACAAATGTCGGGACAATTTGTGAATCCAAAGTAAATCAAACTGAAGCTGCCCAGCAAGTCTTCATGGGTGAAAGGATGACCAGTGGAGGAAACCAGCGAGAACGGACCACCGATCCGTGGCCTTCCCACAGCTTGGTTCTCCAGCTTCCGCTTCTTATTTTCTTCTAGCTTTGCCTTTTCGTGCTTGAAATAGTAGTATAGACCGATTCCTGTGGCAACAAAAAGCACAGCGGCTGGTACGTTGAATGGCTGTCGTTAGTGGAAAGAATACGTACACCGATACTAGCGCGCTGAATAGGTGTCTTGGCTCCTTTAGGTTTCTCTTGTTGTGGCGGCACActgagcatgcgcacagGTCCAACTCTTGTCCATGGAATAGCGAGAGGGCGAGCGCGCGATGGAAAGGCGCGTAGCATCCCGTGTCTGAAAGAAAACATCTCGTAGCTGTGTGGCGCAAAGCGGAGGTAGGAATATCGCGTCGTCAGGCACAACGACTTTCTTCGGCCGACGACTGACGGCCACCATTGCCTCAAGCCATCACGACTGCGATGAGCCGCCGGCTGCATCGAAGGCAACAGCGGCAGTTGGAGGAACTGGGTGAGCTCCAACATGCTCTTTCTGGGAAAGAGGATGCAAATTCCGAACAAGGAAATAATTTACATGAGTCGCGAAGTACGGCTTCATCCGCGTTTGCTGCGCTATCTTTGGAAGAGCCGGTCGATCACGGGCAAGAGAACGCAGACGACTTTGATGATGGCGATAAAACTGTTATGCACACTCAAAGTAGCAGGAATAAGTCGAAAAAGAACAACAAGAAAAAGAAGAAAGGCTCAGGCCAACCGCATTCAACGCATGTCGACGATATCTCGTTGGAAGAAATGTCGGACGTGATTGCCAAATCGACGAAGCAATTCAAGGTGACACTGAATACAGCGCCAGATTCGGGTGTGGCAGATACAGCATGCAAACATGCCCCATCATTGGTGCTGCGAGCGTTACTCGCTCTCGACGCCTCTCACTTGGATCCAGCTCACGAACTTCGGCGCCAGTTCGGTGCTTCGGCTATCAAAGCATATGAGCGTGAAAAAGGCAGTACCACCACGTCTAGCCGCACTGGTGCAAGAAGTCGTGATAATCGCGGCGCTCACTTTAATTCGAAcatgcgcgtgcgcactgTGCTAACGACGCCCAAACCAACGTGGCCTGATTTGAACCGCTCCTTTGTCGGCATGTCTATGTCAGCGGACGAGCGTGATCAGGGTGTGCGTGTGTACAGCTGGGAACATAGCCGTGCGTACAAGCAGGCCCAATTCCAGTTCTCTCAGGCTGTTGCGTCCTTTGACACGCAATCTCTTGTGGCGCTCTTGCGCGTATTTCCGTGGCACGTTGATACGCTACTGCAGCTGTCTGCTGTCTCGCGATACCAAGGAGACCTGGGGCAAGCATCTGACTTTATTGATCGTGCTTTGTTTGCTATGGAGCGATCCGCTGCTTCAACATTCGTGTCGGGCCTGACATCGCAAACGGGTCCGCCTATGTGTGATTTTCTGCGCGCAGAAAATAGGGCCTTCTGGCTTGCCATCCACAGAAATATTGACTTGTATGGCCGCAAGGGTACGTGGCGCACGGCCCTAGAATGGTGCAAGCTTTTGTTTGCTCTAGATACCTCGGATCCACACGGCATTTTATTATGGATGGATTTCTTGGCCATCAAAAGTCGTCAGGAAAAGTGGCTTTTGGAACTGACAGACGTGCTACATGAGCTTCACGGCATATTAGACTGGAGCGTTGGCCTCTCATACGCGCGCACCTTGGCACTCCGGGCTATAGGGGCGAGCCAAGCTGACCAGGCCTTAGCCTCCGCCATAATCCGCCATCCGCATGCAGCTATTTTGCTGGCAGACAAGCTGCAGGTTGACGTGCCTCCCGATGTGGTGCGTGCATTCCCCATGCACGGGGCATATACATCCACGCATCCTGCCTTGAACGAACTTCTGGCCCATTTGTATGTGCATCGCTCGCTGAGTGTGTGGAAAGAAGCTCATACGCTGGCGTGGTTCCGAGAGGTGGCCACGCAGACATGGCCGTCGCTCGATGCAAGTGCTTATCGCGAATCTCTCCCTGAGAGTTCAACACAGATGGGCGTGTACCGCCACCTCGTTGTAGCTGACTTGCCTGAGGCACAACAACGACAGCTTTTGCGATATGTGCCACCCGAGGTGCGGAACCCGCCCGGTGGTATTGACACGTTTGATCCGCTCCCACCCAGCAATGGCTCACGCTTCGACGAGGCATACTATGGTAGTGTCTTGCCGGCCATGACGCAGCGTGGCGGAGGACCCCACACTGGCCTGTGGGAACTATTACAGCGTCTGCAGAATCTCGgtgtgcacgacgtgcaagagctgctcgagcatgtTGATGATCGAACACGCGACATGCTGATGCAGGTAGTCGAACCAGTCTCGGCAGACGAGGCAGAGGATGAAGCGGCTACGTCGATGAACGACATTGACGGCGTGGATGACGAGATCTCAGAAGACGATGCGGGTCACGCGTCAGGCGATCAACCTAGCCTTTTGCAGCGGGCGTGGAATGCGCTATGGGGAACCTAGACCGATCTAGTCAGTGCAAAAAAAGGCCTTCTGCTGGCCACATTCGGGACTCGGGCATCCCGGACAGCGAAGGGACATTTGGTGGCTTGCCTTACCCTGCGCCCAGGGCTGCGTGCCGCGTGCGTCAGAGGCAAGGTGCTCCGACACCATATCTGCCAATGCTCGTAGGAACACAGGCTCGTCATTAAGCGACGGCGAGCGAACAAGCTCTACGCCAGCTTCCTTGGCGTCTTCCTGCAACTCCATATCCAGCTCGAAGAGCGTTTCAATATGATCACTCGTGAATGCCACAGGGACCACAACTACATGCTTGTGACCCTGTTTGGCCCAGCCATGTAGAGTGTCGGACGTCTGTGGACCAAGCCAAGCAGCAGGACCCACCTTGCTTTGCCAAGTCACGCGGTAAGGGTTGGACCATCCCAGCCGCTGCATCACGGAAGCGACAGTGGCTGCAACTTCGGGCGGATATGGGTCGCCGCGCCCTGACACGACCTGCATAGGCAGCGAATGCGCACTAAACATGATAGGCGTCTTGTGAGCGACCTCCGCTGGCAGACTAGACAGGGCTTGGTGAATACGGTTCGCAAGCGCCTGGACCAAGCCTGACTGTATGGGCCACCGATCAATGACAGACCACTCAATCTGACCCTCtggcgcgtggcgtgccttgcGACGCTGAATCTCGCGGTACAGCTCGTTCAGGCTACTTCCTgtcgtgctgcacgagTACTGTGGATATTGAGAGAATGCAACGGCACGCTTTACACCATCTGCAGCAAGCTCATCCATGCATTCGTCCGTGAGCGGTGATGCATACCGGAACGCCACGTATGCTTTGTGCGGGGCCGTAGAGGGACTCAGCTCATCGAGCATCCGCGACATGGCCTCGCCCTGCGTGCGTGTCCATCGCAAGATGGGAGATCCACCGCCAATTTTTTCATACTGATCGCGAACTTTCGGTGAGCGCCGTTTGGCGATCATGGGTGCAAGATGCGACTGAAAAGGTAGGCGCATCAAATCACGGTCGAGGAACAGGCGCGTGAGAAATGGCTGGACTTCATCCAGGGTAGAAGGTCCACCCATATTCATCATAACGACCGCAGTTGGCGGTCGCGACTGCCAGCTTGCTCGCGATGTGGAAAATGAGCGCCAGCCCTTCATCCAGCGCATGATGCTACAAATGCGATGTCAACGTGTGCCGCCAACGACGCCGCCTTTATCAGACGCGAGATTGATAAGCCGGACGGACCTGGTCCGCCCGTCTACCTCACGTGGACATCACGTGAAATTGCTTTGATACCTCGTGGTGGTTTCTTGCGCGCCAGTTGGGAGTCAGAAGATGGCGAGTGTTATTTTTTCGACCAATCCGCACCCCTTTCTTCATCTTGCATCGTCTATCGTGAGCTCGTCTTCTCCACGTCATGGCAGCAGCTACGCAGGAGGAGCAGCTGGTAAAGGCCGTGGAAATTGCGTCCAATGCGGCTGCGATGCCAGATGCTGATCTTGTCGCTCAAGCGCTGGCATacctcgagcagctgaaGCAGGCGACGCAAGAGAGCTGGAGTATAGGGTGGGCCATATGGACGGCACGTACTGACGATGGCTCTGCGCCCAAGTATGAtcacgcgccgcgtctcTTTGGTCTGAATCTAGTCGACGACTTTTTGGATAAGCGCATCCAGGGTGTGCCTGAGGCAGCCGAGGTGCTCACACTTCTGCAAGAAAGCGCCCTGGCCTATCTCCAGAGCGAGTTCGTAAGTGGACAGGGCGAACAAGGCATCCCTTTTATGAAAAATAAGCTTGCGCAAACACTTTCGCTTTTGATTGTTCAAACGTACAGCTTAACGTCTTCCTACACATTTCTCACCGCTATGCTCTCGATGTGCACAGCGCATCCGATGGCCGACGACAAAGGCATGAATGTAGTGTCCGCTGATCTCGCGATGCGTGTGCTACACGATATGTCGCTCAGCCTTGGTTCGGATGTGACGCTGCGTTCCGTGCGTGGTAAAGAGCGTCTGCAGCGTGATGCGATCGTGCGCGACGAAATCCGTGCGCACCATGCTGCCAGTCTAGCCGAGCTACTTTGGCGCGTGATTCAAGACTCGCTTCATGCCCTGCAACAAGGTGCAGACGGAAGTGCTTCGCCGCGGCACCTAAACGCTGTGACTGCAGGCCCGCTGGCCTCGTTGGCcatggccgtcgtgggTGATTACGCCTCTTGGATCGATATCGGGCTGGTCGTCACGATGGAAACGGTGCAGATTCTCTACAGTGCGCTTGATGCGCCCCATATGCCCCTGCGGTACGCCACGGCTGACACTTTGTGTGAAATTGTGTCAAAGGGTATGAAACCAGTCGACAAGCTGAGTCTGATTGAGGGCTTAAGTTTGGATGCTGTgctgacgcagctcgaATCGACAACACGGGGTCAAGGTGAAGCACAGACTGAACTTCGCGAGCATCTCGCACGACTTGTAAATGCGCTATGCACAGAGCTGTGCAAGATTGCTGAGGATGTCGCTGGTGCCGAAGCCGAAACACGAGAGGCGGCGCATTCGAAGCTGTTGACATTCCTGCAACTGGTGCTGGCCTTCCTGGCAGATGAGTACGATGAGCCGGTGGAGCAAGTACTGCCCTGTCTTCACCTGGTGCTGAGCCTTTACAAAAAAACCAAGCGCCAGAACGAGACGCTGGGTCTGCCTGCCCTCGGAGCGCCTTCATCTGAATTTGTATCTCAGCTCATTACCCTTTCAGTGCAAAAGCTCAAGTTTGATGCGGATATTGACTGGCAAGACTCGTCACTTgtgggcggcgctgccgaTGGTGACGCTGAAGAGTCtgaagacgatgacgaACAGCTGGTGCGATTCTATGAGCTGCGAAAGCAGTTGCAGGTGATCCTTGGTGCGATTGCTGCAATAGACGAGTCTCTTGTATCGAGCACGATTCACGCGCTGGTCGTCAACACACTCGCAGCTGTTGGCTCACCGATCGACTTGCCGTGGGAGCAGGCTGAAGTGTGTTTGTATGCGGCCTTCTCGTGTGGCGAAGTTCTTTCCTCTGTGCGCGGCAACAAGATCGGACTGGGTGCACATTCGTACGTCCAGATTCCCGTCGAGCCTGGCAAGTCTCGTAACGTACGCCAGGCGCTGAGCGTATACCAGGCACTTCCGCCGAATACGCTGGGGGAAATTT is a window of Malassezia restricta chromosome III, complete sequence DNA encoding:
- a CDS encoding nulp1-pending protein, producing MSRRLHRRQQRQLEELGELQHALSGKEDANSEQGNNLHESRSTASSAFAALSLEEPVDHGQENADDFDDGDKTVMHTQSSRNKSKKNNKKKKKGSGQPHSTHVDDISLEEMSDVIAKSTKQFKVTLNTAPDSGVADTACKHAPSLVLRALLALDASHLDPAHELRRQFGASAIKAYEREKGSTTTSSRTGARSRDNRGAHFNSNMRVRTVLTTPKPTWPDLNRSFVGMSMSADERDQGVRVYSWEHSRAYKQAQFQFSQAVASFDTQSLVALLRVFPWHVDTLLQLSAVSRYQGDLGQASDFIDRALFAMERSAASTFVSGLTSQTGPPMCDFLRAENRAFWLAIHRNIDLYGRKGTWRTALEWCKLLFALDTSDPHGILLWMDFLAIKSRQEKWLLELTDVLHELHGILDWSVGLSYARTLALRAIGASQADQALASAIIRHPHAAILLADKLQVDVPPDVVRAFPMHGAYTSTHPALNELLAHLYVHRSLSVWKEAHTLAWFREVATQTWPSLDASAYRESLPESSTQMGVYRHLVVADLPEAQQRQLLRYVPPEVRNPPGGIDTFDPLPPSNGSRFDEAYYGSVLPAMTQRGGGPHTGLWELLQRLQNLGVHDVQELLEHVDDRTRDMLMQVVEPVSADEAEDEAATSMNDIDGVDDEISEDDAGHASGDQPSLLQRAWNALWGT
- a CDS encoding protein SCO1/2; protein product: MFSFRHGMLRAFPSRARPLAIPWTRVGPVRMLSVPPQQEKPKGAKTPIQRASIGPFNVPAAVLFVATGIGLYYYFKHEKAKLEENKKRKLENQAVGRPRIGGPFSLVSSTGHPFTHEDLLGSFSLIYFGFTNCPDICPEELDKMSTVVDEVAKTHGPVINPVFITCDPARDRVPLVAEYIADFHPRMIGLTGTYDEIKQACKAYRVYFSTPPGADPTSDYLVDHSIFFYLMDPEGKFVDAFGKSSTKDEVLGKVLDYIQRWKNTGIPLSEANAKEKAATDGRPTSNERSLFEQPSSEPSIPPAVLTTEARMV
- a CDS encoding exportin-T — its product is MAAATQEEQLVKAVEIASNAAAMPDADLVAQALAYLEQLKQATQESWSIGWAIWTARTDDGSAPKYDHAPRLFGLNLVDDFLDKRIQGVPEAAEVLTLLQESALAYLQSEFVSGQGEQGIPFMKNKLAQTLSLLIVQTYSLTSSYTFLTAMLSMCTAHPMADDKGMNVVSADLAMRVLHDMSLSLGSDVTLRSVRGKERLQRDAIVRDEIRAHHAASLAELLWRVIQDSLHALQQGADGSASPRHLNAVTAGPLASLAMAVVGDYASWIDIGLVVTMETVQILYSALDAPHMPLRYATADTLCEIVSKGMKPVDKLSLIEGLSLDAVLTQLESTTRGQGEAQTELREHLARLVNALCTELCKIAEDVAGAEAETREAAHSKLLTFLQLVLAFLADEYDEPVEQVLPCLHLVLSLYKKTKRQNETLGLPALGAPSSEFVSQLITLSVQKLKFDADIDWQDSSLVGGAADGDAEESEDDDEQLVRFYELRKQLQVILGAIAAIDESLVSSTIHALVVNTLAAVGSPIDLPWEQAEVCLYAAFSCGEVLSSVRGNKIGLGAHSYVQIPVEPGKSRNVRQALSVYQALPPNTLGEILQHLFRSQIGEHPHPVVQLQYFECVVRYATSFVLWPDLLPKALEAFLGPRGLCNPHHGMRRRINYLFYRFVRDTRTAIPSEIVPRLLESMPLAVTATLPEVPADEDPLARATEKASAFDSQLYLFDTSGLLIAQLGHMPDTQVMLFKLITQPLAEQLQQSVQAADPSNLQLVLQVHHLILALSTITKGFPDYDANRAHEPAWIEELKPLTEQILMALTALNRFMIVREAARGAFARIVASAGPAVLPYIPTLIHALVHHVTEAELVDLLNFFGLITNKYKDNVRSVMDNVFGVLVSRIFSFLHQGVQGTDDLVRRSDTERAYFGLVHALLQAGMDDVLVSEKNQAQLEAVLQSHVYYVTHGEPVTQRAAISVLSQLVQLWARPNEKAIMGFEQFVYDAILPLVFQVPAKPSFDSSDAQSQLVLSELAGLLKSLYTARGDEFLQYLSTVYLPSVQCPPELALELTKSVQSLEVKPLKRFLDTFIAQSRGA
- a CDS encoding protoporphyrin/coproporphyrin ferrochelatase, which produces MRWMKGWRSFSTSRASWQSRPPTAVVMMNMGGPSTLDEVQPFLTRLFLDRDLMRLPFQSHLAPMIAKRRSPKVRDQYEKIGGGSPILRWTRTQGEAMSRMLDELSPSTAPHKAYVAFRYASPLTDECMDELAADGVKRAVAFSQYPQYSCSTTGSSLNELYREIQRRKARHAPEGQIEWSVIDRWPIQSGLVQALANRIHQALSSLPAEVAHKTPIMFSAHSLPMQVVSGRGDPYPPEVAATVASVMQRLGWSNPYRVTWQSKVGPAAWLGPQTSDTLHGWAKQGHKHVVVVPVAFTSDHIETLFELDMELQEDAKEAGVELVRSPSLNDEPVFLRALADMVSEHLASDARGTQPWAQGKASHQMSLRCPGCPSPECGQQKAFFCTD